A single window of Danio rerio strain Tuebingen ecotype United States chromosome 15, GRCz12tu, whole genome shotgun sequence DNA harbors:
- the nlrp16 gene encoding NACHT, LRR and PYD domains-containing protein 3 isoform X1 encodes MKAGDDNEERRAQTKSGSFVPSVVSIKSDKSMKTPIELPNGHVPDQSFRRRNNSPEPSVLSLKSDKSMKTPIEIKYRDPPGYQRHHSPDPSAVSLKSDKSMKTPIELQNGHNPGDQSFRERYNSPDPSAVSLKSDKSMKIPIELKIGDATENQRYSRTKYYQDILTADSLPGRFIHQQDSETHRQKIQRFKSNIKQKHQYIFEGFAKQRNPTLLNEIYIDLYITEGGNGEIRNEHEYKRIEKSLKTAATATIPIKCRDIFTPLPGQDKAIRTVLTKGVAGIGKTVSVQKFILDWAEEKENQDVQLIFPLPFREINLMKDKTLSLLDLLQLFFPQTKEMEISSDKYRVMFILDGLDECRLPLNFRRNETLRDANKETSVDVLLTNLIVGNLLPSALIWITSRPAAADLVPSECVHRVTEVRGFNDPQKEEYFSKRISDQSLANTIISHLKSSRSLYIMCHIPVFCWISATVLEKMLSEAETAEIPKTLTQMYTHFLMAQINIKDMKYTEKKDKDIIFKLGKLAYEQLERGNIIFYEEDLRECGIDVAEASVYSGLCTQIFREEFGLYQEKVFSFVHLSIQEHLAALYVHLSFHNNGENVLEAQEYRKPGTMLSLHKCAVDKTVQISNGRFDLFLRFLIGLSLQSNHSLLKDLLGKKPGSSLKIEQTTDYLKEKLKSIPCSERALVVFHCLNELNDHSLITEIQNYLNAGEIKTDTLSPHNWLALVYILMTSNEKFEEFQLQKYGRLDVALLWLLPVIKLSKRILLNDCNITYKGCAILSMVLSSESNVRELDLSNNNLQDSGVEILCIGLKKSANAKQLLKEGFEKKNIDLALLLKQNTSFEDYVCRTAGLQDTECRLESLNLTNCGVTEEGCVFLSKALILNGTYLKVLDLSCNAIGNSGVKHLCAALENVHCALETMILAKCGLTEESCAALASALSSKTNLTNLDLSINDLQDSGMRKLCVGLQNPHCKLQKLRLSNCNVTHEELRALTEALKSNPSKLKELDLLVNNL; translated from the exons ATGAAAGCTGGAGACGACAATGAAGAAAGAAG AGCTCAGACAAAATCAGGCTCATTTGTTCCCAGTGTTGTGTCCATAAAAAGTGACAAATCGATGAAAACGCCTATTGAGTTACCAAATGGACATGTTCCAGATCAAAG TTTTCGACGGAGAAATAATTCACCTGAACCCAGTGTTTTGTCTCTGAAAAGTGACAAATCAATGAAAACACCAATTGAGATAAAATATAGAGATCCTCCAGGGTATCAAAG ACACCATTCACCTGATCCCAGTGCTGTGTCCCTGAAAAGTGACAAATCAATGAAAACACCAATCGAGTTACAAAATGGACATAATCCAGGAGATCAAAG TTTTAGAGAAAGATACAATTCACCTGATCCCAGTGCTGTGTCCCTGAAAAGTGACAAATCAATGAAAATACCAATTGAGTTAAAAATAGGAGATGCTACAGAGAATCAAAG GTATTCACGAACAAAATATTATCAGGATATTCTGACGGCTGACAGCCTTCCTGGAAGATTCATCCATCA ACAGGATTCCGAAACCCATAGACAAAAAATCCAAAGATTCAAATcaaacataaaacagaaacatcagTACATTTTTGAAGGATTTGCAAAGCAGAGAAACCCAACACTCCTCAATGAGATTTACATAGATCTCTACATCACAGAGGGTGGGAATGGAGAGATCAGAAATGAACATGAATATAAAAGGATAGAAAAATCTCTGAAGACTGCAGCAACAGCAACAATACCTATAAAATGCAGAGACATCTTTACACCTTTACCTGGACAAGACAAAGCCATCAGAACTGTGCTGACGAAGGGAGTCGCTGGCATCGGAAAAAcagtctctgtgcagaagttcatccTGGACTGGGCTGAAGAGAAGGAGAATCAGGACGTCCAGCTCATCTTTCCACTTCCTTTCAGAGAGATCAATCTGATGAAGGACAAAACACTCAGTCTGTTAGATCTTCTTCAGCTCTTTTTCCCTCAAACTAAAGAAATGGAAATATCCAGTGACAAATATAGAGTGATGTTCATTCTTGATGGTTTGGATGAATGTCGGCTTCCCTTAAATTTCAGAAGGAACGAGACTCTGAGGGATGCAAACAAAGAGACATCAGTGGATGTGCTGCTGACGAACCTGATTGTGGGGAATCTGCTTCCCTCTGccctcatctggatcacctccagaccagcagcagcagatctcgTCCCCTCTGAGTGTGTCCATCGAGTGACAGAGGTACGAGGCTTCAATGaccctcagaaggaggaatactTCAGCAAGAGAATCAGTGATCAGAGTCTGGCCAATACAATCATCTCACACCTGAAGTCCTCCAGGAGCCTCTAcatcatgtgccacatcccagtgtTCTGCTGGATCTCAGCCACTGTTCTGGAGAAGATGTTGAGTGAAGCAGAGACTGCAGAGATTCCCAAGACTCTCActcagatgtacacacacttccTGATGGCCCAGATCAACATTAAAGACATGAAGTAtactgaaaaaaaagacaaagacatTATCTTCAAGCTGGGGAAACTGGCGTATGAGCAACTGGAAAGAGGCAATATAATCTTCTATGAGGAAGACCTGAGAGAGTGTGGCATTGATGTGGCAGAAGCTTCAGTTTACTCAGGATTGTGCACTCAGATCTTCAGAGAGGAGTTTGGCTTGTATCAGGAAAAAGTCTTCAGCTTTGTTCATCTGAGCATTCAGGAACATCTAGCGGCTCTATATGTGCACCTCTCCTTCCACAACAATGGTGAAAATGTGCTTGAAGCACAGGAATACAGAAAGCCAGGAACAATGTTGAGCTTACACAAATGTGCAGTTGATAAAACTGTACAAATTTCAAATGGACGTTTTGATCTTTTCCTTCGTTTCCTCATCGGACTTTCACTGCAGTCAAATCACAGCCTCCTAAAAGATCTTTTGGGGAAGAAGCCAGGCAGCTCACTGAAAATAGAACAAACTACCGACTATCTTAAGGAAAAACTCAAATCAATCCCTTGTTCAGAAAGGGCTCTTGTTGTTTTCCACTGTCTGAATGAACTCAACGATCATTCTCTCATTACTGAAATACAAAACTACCTGAACGCtggagaaataaaaacagacacttTGTCCCCACACAACTGGTTGGCTCTGGTTTACAttttaatgacatcaaatgagAAGTTTGAGGAGTTTCAACTTCAAAAATATGGACGACTGGACGTTGCCTTGCTCTGGCTTCTGCCTGTGATCAAGCTTTCAAAAAGGATTTT GTTGAATGACTGTAATATCACATATAAAGGCTGTGCAATATTGTCTATGGTTCTTTCATCCGAATCCAAtgtgagagagctggacctgagcaACAACAACCTGCAGGACTCAGGAGTAGAAATACTCTGTATCGGCCTGAAGAAATCGGCCAACGCAAAACAACT GCTAAAAGAAGGGTTTGAAAAGAAGAACATTGATCTAGCCTTATTGCTTAAGCAGAACACAAGCTTTGAAGATTATGTATGTCGCACTGCTGGATTACAGGACACAGAGTGTAGATTGGAGTCTCTGAA CCTGACCAACTGTGGAGTAACAGAAGAGGGTTGTGTTTTTCTGAGCAAAGCTCTGATTTTAAATGGTACCTATCTGAAAGTGCTGGACCTGAGCTGTAACGCCATTGGAAACTCTGGTGTGAAACACCTTTGTGCTGCTCTGGAGAACGTTCACTGTGCACTAGAAACAATGAT ATTGGCCAAATGTGGATTGACAGAGGAAAGTTGTGCTGCTCTGGCTTCAGCCCTCAGCTCAAAAACCAATCTGACAAATCTGGATCTGAGTATTAATGATCTACAAGACTCAGGCATGAGGAAGCTCTGTGTGGGACTGCAGAATCCTCACTGTAAACTACAGAAGCTGAG GTTGTCCAACTGTAATGTAACTCACGAAGAACTGAGGGCGCTGACTGAAGCTCTGAAATCAAATCCATCAAAACTGAAAGAGCTCGATCTTCTCGTGAACAATCTGTAG
- the nlrp16 gene encoding NACHT, LRR and PYD domains-containing protein 3 isoform X3 encodes MKAGDDNEERRAQTKSGSFVPSVVSIKSDKSMKTPIELPNGHVPDQRHHSPDPSAVSLKSDKSMKTPIELQNGHNPGDQSFRERYNSPDPSAVSLKSDKSMKIPIELKIGDATENQRYSRTKYYQDILTADSLPGRFIHQQDSETHRQKIQRFKSNIKQKHQYIFEGFAKQRNPTLLNEIYIDLYITEGGNGEIRNEHEYKRIEKSLKTAATATIPIKCRDIFTPLPGQDKAIRTVLTKGVAGIGKTVSVQKFILDWAEEKENQDVQLIFPLPFREINLMKDKTLSLLDLLQLFFPQTKEMEISSDKYRVMFILDGLDECRLPLNFRRNETLRDANKETSVDVLLTNLIVGNLLPSALIWITSRPAAADLVPSECVHRVTEVRGFNDPQKEEYFSKRISDQSLANTIISHLKSSRSLYIMCHIPVFCWISATVLEKMLSEAETAEIPKTLTQMYTHFLMAQINIKDMKYTEKKDKDIIFKLGKLAYEQLERGNIIFYEEDLRECGIDVAEASVYSGLCTQIFREEFGLYQEKVFSFVHLSIQEHLAALYVHLSFHNNGENVLEAQEYRKPGTMLSLHKCAVDKTVQISNGRFDLFLRFLIGLSLQSNHSLLKDLLGKKPGSSLKIEQTTDYLKEKLKSIPCSERALVVFHCLNELNDHSLITEIQNYLNAGEIKTDTLSPHNWLALVYILMTSNEKFEEFQLQKYGRLDVALLWLLPVIKLSKRILLNDCNITYKGCAILSMVLSSESNVRELDLSNNNLQDSGVEILCIGLKKSANAKQLLKEGFEKKNIDLALLLKQNTSFEDYVCRTAGLQDTECRLESLNLTNCGVTEEGCVFLSKALILNGTYLKVLDLSCNAIGNSGVKHLCAALENVHCALETMILAKCGLTEESCAALASALSSKTNLTNLDLSINDLQDSGMRKLCVGLQNPHCKLQKLRLSNCNVTHEELRALTEALKSNPSKLKELDLLVNNL; translated from the exons ATGAAAGCTGGAGACGACAATGAAGAAAGAAG AGCTCAGACAAAATCAGGCTCATTTGTTCCCAGTGTTGTGTCCATAAAAAGTGACAAATCGATGAAAACGCCTATTGAGTTACCAAATGGACATGTTCCAGATCAAAG ACACCATTCACCTGATCCCAGTGCTGTGTCCCTGAAAAGTGACAAATCAATGAAAACACCAATCGAGTTACAAAATGGACATAATCCAGGAGATCAAAG TTTTAGAGAAAGATACAATTCACCTGATCCCAGTGCTGTGTCCCTGAAAAGTGACAAATCAATGAAAATACCAATTGAGTTAAAAATAGGAGATGCTACAGAGAATCAAAG GTATTCACGAACAAAATATTATCAGGATATTCTGACGGCTGACAGCCTTCCTGGAAGATTCATCCATCA ACAGGATTCCGAAACCCATAGACAAAAAATCCAAAGATTCAAATcaaacataaaacagaaacatcagTACATTTTTGAAGGATTTGCAAAGCAGAGAAACCCAACACTCCTCAATGAGATTTACATAGATCTCTACATCACAGAGGGTGGGAATGGAGAGATCAGAAATGAACATGAATATAAAAGGATAGAAAAATCTCTGAAGACTGCAGCAACAGCAACAATACCTATAAAATGCAGAGACATCTTTACACCTTTACCTGGACAAGACAAAGCCATCAGAACTGTGCTGACGAAGGGAGTCGCTGGCATCGGAAAAAcagtctctgtgcagaagttcatccTGGACTGGGCTGAAGAGAAGGAGAATCAGGACGTCCAGCTCATCTTTCCACTTCCTTTCAGAGAGATCAATCTGATGAAGGACAAAACACTCAGTCTGTTAGATCTTCTTCAGCTCTTTTTCCCTCAAACTAAAGAAATGGAAATATCCAGTGACAAATATAGAGTGATGTTCATTCTTGATGGTTTGGATGAATGTCGGCTTCCCTTAAATTTCAGAAGGAACGAGACTCTGAGGGATGCAAACAAAGAGACATCAGTGGATGTGCTGCTGACGAACCTGATTGTGGGGAATCTGCTTCCCTCTGccctcatctggatcacctccagaccagcagcagcagatctcgTCCCCTCTGAGTGTGTCCATCGAGTGACAGAGGTACGAGGCTTCAATGaccctcagaaggaggaatactTCAGCAAGAGAATCAGTGATCAGAGTCTGGCCAATACAATCATCTCACACCTGAAGTCCTCCAGGAGCCTCTAcatcatgtgccacatcccagtgtTCTGCTGGATCTCAGCCACTGTTCTGGAGAAGATGTTGAGTGAAGCAGAGACTGCAGAGATTCCCAAGACTCTCActcagatgtacacacacttccTGATGGCCCAGATCAACATTAAAGACATGAAGTAtactgaaaaaaaagacaaagacatTATCTTCAAGCTGGGGAAACTGGCGTATGAGCAACTGGAAAGAGGCAATATAATCTTCTATGAGGAAGACCTGAGAGAGTGTGGCATTGATGTGGCAGAAGCTTCAGTTTACTCAGGATTGTGCACTCAGATCTTCAGAGAGGAGTTTGGCTTGTATCAGGAAAAAGTCTTCAGCTTTGTTCATCTGAGCATTCAGGAACATCTAGCGGCTCTATATGTGCACCTCTCCTTCCACAACAATGGTGAAAATGTGCTTGAAGCACAGGAATACAGAAAGCCAGGAACAATGTTGAGCTTACACAAATGTGCAGTTGATAAAACTGTACAAATTTCAAATGGACGTTTTGATCTTTTCCTTCGTTTCCTCATCGGACTTTCACTGCAGTCAAATCACAGCCTCCTAAAAGATCTTTTGGGGAAGAAGCCAGGCAGCTCACTGAAAATAGAACAAACTACCGACTATCTTAAGGAAAAACTCAAATCAATCCCTTGTTCAGAAAGGGCTCTTGTTGTTTTCCACTGTCTGAATGAACTCAACGATCATTCTCTCATTACTGAAATACAAAACTACCTGAACGCtggagaaataaaaacagacacttTGTCCCCACACAACTGGTTGGCTCTGGTTTACAttttaatgacatcaaatgagAAGTTTGAGGAGTTTCAACTTCAAAAATATGGACGACTGGACGTTGCCTTGCTCTGGCTTCTGCCTGTGATCAAGCTTTCAAAAAGGATTTT GTTGAATGACTGTAATATCACATATAAAGGCTGTGCAATATTGTCTATGGTTCTTTCATCCGAATCCAAtgtgagagagctggacctgagcaACAACAACCTGCAGGACTCAGGAGTAGAAATACTCTGTATCGGCCTGAAGAAATCGGCCAACGCAAAACAACT GCTAAAAGAAGGGTTTGAAAAGAAGAACATTGATCTAGCCTTATTGCTTAAGCAGAACACAAGCTTTGAAGATTATGTATGTCGCACTGCTGGATTACAGGACACAGAGTGTAGATTGGAGTCTCTGAA CCTGACCAACTGTGGAGTAACAGAAGAGGGTTGTGTTTTTCTGAGCAAAGCTCTGATTTTAAATGGTACCTATCTGAAAGTGCTGGACCTGAGCTGTAACGCCATTGGAAACTCTGGTGTGAAACACCTTTGTGCTGCTCTGGAGAACGTTCACTGTGCACTAGAAACAATGAT ATTGGCCAAATGTGGATTGACAGAGGAAAGTTGTGCTGCTCTGGCTTCAGCCCTCAGCTCAAAAACCAATCTGACAAATCTGGATCTGAGTATTAATGATCTACAAGACTCAGGCATGAGGAAGCTCTGTGTGGGACTGCAGAATCCTCACTGTAAACTACAGAAGCTGAG GTTGTCCAACTGTAATGTAACTCACGAAGAACTGAGGGCGCTGACTGAAGCTCTGAAATCAAATCCATCAAAACTGAAAGAGCTCGATCTTCTCGTGAACAATCTGTAG
- the nlrp16 gene encoding NACHT, LRR and PYD domains-containing protein 3 isoform X2: MKAGDDNEERSVVSIKSDKSMKTPIELPNGHVPDQSFRRRNNSPEPSVLSLKSDKSMKTPIEIKYRDPPGYQRHHSPDPSAVSLKSDKSMKTPIELQNGHNPGDQSFRERYNSPDPSAVSLKSDKSMKIPIELKIGDATENQRYSRTKYYQDILTADSLPGRFIHQQDSETHRQKIQRFKSNIKQKHQYIFEGFAKQRNPTLLNEIYIDLYITEGGNGEIRNEHEYKRIEKSLKTAATATIPIKCRDIFTPLPGQDKAIRTVLTKGVAGIGKTVSVQKFILDWAEEKENQDVQLIFPLPFREINLMKDKTLSLLDLLQLFFPQTKEMEISSDKYRVMFILDGLDECRLPLNFRRNETLRDANKETSVDVLLTNLIVGNLLPSALIWITSRPAAADLVPSECVHRVTEVRGFNDPQKEEYFSKRISDQSLANTIISHLKSSRSLYIMCHIPVFCWISATVLEKMLSEAETAEIPKTLTQMYTHFLMAQINIKDMKYTEKKDKDIIFKLGKLAYEQLERGNIIFYEEDLRECGIDVAEASVYSGLCTQIFREEFGLYQEKVFSFVHLSIQEHLAALYVHLSFHNNGENVLEAQEYRKPGTMLSLHKCAVDKTVQISNGRFDLFLRFLIGLSLQSNHSLLKDLLGKKPGSSLKIEQTTDYLKEKLKSIPCSERALVVFHCLNELNDHSLITEIQNYLNAGEIKTDTLSPHNWLALVYILMTSNEKFEEFQLQKYGRLDVALLWLLPVIKLSKRILLNDCNITYKGCAILSMVLSSESNVRELDLSNNNLQDSGVEILCIGLKKSANAKQLLKEGFEKKNIDLALLLKQNTSFEDYVCRTAGLQDTECRLESLNLTNCGVTEEGCVFLSKALILNGTYLKVLDLSCNAIGNSGVKHLCAALENVHCALETMILAKCGLTEESCAALASALSSKTNLTNLDLSINDLQDSGMRKLCVGLQNPHCKLQKLRLSNCNVTHEELRALTEALKSNPSKLKELDLLVNNL; the protein is encoded by the exons ATGAAAGCTGGAGACGACAATGAAGAAAGAAG TGTTGTGTCCATAAAAAGTGACAAATCGATGAAAACGCCTATTGAGTTACCAAATGGACATGTTCCAGATCAAAG TTTTCGACGGAGAAATAATTCACCTGAACCCAGTGTTTTGTCTCTGAAAAGTGACAAATCAATGAAAACACCAATTGAGATAAAATATAGAGATCCTCCAGGGTATCAAAG ACACCATTCACCTGATCCCAGTGCTGTGTCCCTGAAAAGTGACAAATCAATGAAAACACCAATCGAGTTACAAAATGGACATAATCCAGGAGATCAAAG TTTTAGAGAAAGATACAATTCACCTGATCCCAGTGCTGTGTCCCTGAAAAGTGACAAATCAATGAAAATACCAATTGAGTTAAAAATAGGAGATGCTACAGAGAATCAAAG GTATTCACGAACAAAATATTATCAGGATATTCTGACGGCTGACAGCCTTCCTGGAAGATTCATCCATCA ACAGGATTCCGAAACCCATAGACAAAAAATCCAAAGATTCAAATcaaacataaaacagaaacatcagTACATTTTTGAAGGATTTGCAAAGCAGAGAAACCCAACACTCCTCAATGAGATTTACATAGATCTCTACATCACAGAGGGTGGGAATGGAGAGATCAGAAATGAACATGAATATAAAAGGATAGAAAAATCTCTGAAGACTGCAGCAACAGCAACAATACCTATAAAATGCAGAGACATCTTTACACCTTTACCTGGACAAGACAAAGCCATCAGAACTGTGCTGACGAAGGGAGTCGCTGGCATCGGAAAAAcagtctctgtgcagaagttcatccTGGACTGGGCTGAAGAGAAGGAGAATCAGGACGTCCAGCTCATCTTTCCACTTCCTTTCAGAGAGATCAATCTGATGAAGGACAAAACACTCAGTCTGTTAGATCTTCTTCAGCTCTTTTTCCCTCAAACTAAAGAAATGGAAATATCCAGTGACAAATATAGAGTGATGTTCATTCTTGATGGTTTGGATGAATGTCGGCTTCCCTTAAATTTCAGAAGGAACGAGACTCTGAGGGATGCAAACAAAGAGACATCAGTGGATGTGCTGCTGACGAACCTGATTGTGGGGAATCTGCTTCCCTCTGccctcatctggatcacctccagaccagcagcagcagatctcgTCCCCTCTGAGTGTGTCCATCGAGTGACAGAGGTACGAGGCTTCAATGaccctcagaaggaggaatactTCAGCAAGAGAATCAGTGATCAGAGTCTGGCCAATACAATCATCTCACACCTGAAGTCCTCCAGGAGCCTCTAcatcatgtgccacatcccagtgtTCTGCTGGATCTCAGCCACTGTTCTGGAGAAGATGTTGAGTGAAGCAGAGACTGCAGAGATTCCCAAGACTCTCActcagatgtacacacacttccTGATGGCCCAGATCAACATTAAAGACATGAAGTAtactgaaaaaaaagacaaagacatTATCTTCAAGCTGGGGAAACTGGCGTATGAGCAACTGGAAAGAGGCAATATAATCTTCTATGAGGAAGACCTGAGAGAGTGTGGCATTGATGTGGCAGAAGCTTCAGTTTACTCAGGATTGTGCACTCAGATCTTCAGAGAGGAGTTTGGCTTGTATCAGGAAAAAGTCTTCAGCTTTGTTCATCTGAGCATTCAGGAACATCTAGCGGCTCTATATGTGCACCTCTCCTTCCACAACAATGGTGAAAATGTGCTTGAAGCACAGGAATACAGAAAGCCAGGAACAATGTTGAGCTTACACAAATGTGCAGTTGATAAAACTGTACAAATTTCAAATGGACGTTTTGATCTTTTCCTTCGTTTCCTCATCGGACTTTCACTGCAGTCAAATCACAGCCTCCTAAAAGATCTTTTGGGGAAGAAGCCAGGCAGCTCACTGAAAATAGAACAAACTACCGACTATCTTAAGGAAAAACTCAAATCAATCCCTTGTTCAGAAAGGGCTCTTGTTGTTTTCCACTGTCTGAATGAACTCAACGATCATTCTCTCATTACTGAAATACAAAACTACCTGAACGCtggagaaataaaaacagacacttTGTCCCCACACAACTGGTTGGCTCTGGTTTACAttttaatgacatcaaatgagAAGTTTGAGGAGTTTCAACTTCAAAAATATGGACGACTGGACGTTGCCTTGCTCTGGCTTCTGCCTGTGATCAAGCTTTCAAAAAGGATTTT GTTGAATGACTGTAATATCACATATAAAGGCTGTGCAATATTGTCTATGGTTCTTTCATCCGAATCCAAtgtgagagagctggacctgagcaACAACAACCTGCAGGACTCAGGAGTAGAAATACTCTGTATCGGCCTGAAGAAATCGGCCAACGCAAAACAACT GCTAAAAGAAGGGTTTGAAAAGAAGAACATTGATCTAGCCTTATTGCTTAAGCAGAACACAAGCTTTGAAGATTATGTATGTCGCACTGCTGGATTACAGGACACAGAGTGTAGATTGGAGTCTCTGAA CCTGACCAACTGTGGAGTAACAGAAGAGGGTTGTGTTTTTCTGAGCAAAGCTCTGATTTTAAATGGTACCTATCTGAAAGTGCTGGACCTGAGCTGTAACGCCATTGGAAACTCTGGTGTGAAACACCTTTGTGCTGCTCTGGAGAACGTTCACTGTGCACTAGAAACAATGAT ATTGGCCAAATGTGGATTGACAGAGGAAAGTTGTGCTGCTCTGGCTTCAGCCCTCAGCTCAAAAACCAATCTGACAAATCTGGATCTGAGTATTAATGATCTACAAGACTCAGGCATGAGGAAGCTCTGTGTGGGACTGCAGAATCCTCACTGTAAACTACAGAAGCTGAG GTTGTCCAACTGTAATGTAACTCACGAAGAACTGAGGGCGCTGACTGAAGCTCTGAAATCAAATCCATCAAAACTGAAAGAGCTCGATCTTCTCGTGAACAATCTGTAG